The DNA sequence CCCCGACTATCTTTGCGCGTGCAAAATTTGACTTTTCTACGTCCTCTTCGTCGTGCGTCTCTACTAGAGCCTCAAGCCCGAGCGATCGCGCGTAATCAAGCAGCCGCTTTAACTCGCCCGCGCTAAGAGCCTTTGCGATAAGCAAGATAAAGTCAGCTCCGTAAACAAGCGCTTCTAAAATTTGATACTCGTCTACGATAAAATCCTTGCGAAGTAACGGTAGCGAGCTTTCGCGTCTGATAGCGGCTAGATACTCTAAATTTCCTTTAAAAAAATGCGGCTCGGTTAAAACCGAGATGGCGTTTGCGCCGCCCTTTTCATACTCTTTGGCTATCTCTACGGGCGCGAAATTTTGCCTTATCAGCCCTTTGCTAGGGCTTGCTTTTTTGACCTCGGCGATGATGCGATACGGCTCGTCTGCGCTGCTTTTTAGCGCTTTTACCGCGTCTTTTATCTCGCGAGGATTTTTGGCCGCGAGCTCTTGCAGTTTTTCAAAAGGCGTTTGAGATTTTCGAAGCGCCAAGTCCTCTTTCGTTCGTTCAATTATCTGATCTAGTATCATTTTTTACCATTTTTTAAGCACCCTTTGATAGCGTTTATGTGCTCTTTGCCTTCGGGCGAATTTACAAATTCCTCGTCGTGCAGGACTTGTTGCATTATCTCGTCGGCCTTTTTGCACTCGCCTAGCTTATAGTATCCCCACGCTAGCGAGTCTAGATAAAATACCGACCCCGGCTCTAGCTCGAGGGCTTTATTTACCAGATCTATCCCCTTTTTCGCGTCTATATCGTGGTCGATGAGTAGGTAGCCGTAGTAGTTTAGATATAACGCGTTATTTAGCTTTACGGCTGATTTTTCAAAGTTATTTATGACTTGCTTTAGGCTATCTTTATCTATCTTTTTGGTTTGTTTGTTTGTGTCTCTTTCGTACTGATATATCGCCATCTTGGCTTGATATTCGAGGTTAAAGCTCTTATCAAAGGCCTCCTGCGCCTTTTTATAAGCCTTAGCAAAATCCCCCGTCGCAGCGTAAAGATCCATCAAAGCGTCGTCGTTGTAGGAGTATTTTTGCAAAAATTTGATCGCACTGTCGTAGTTTTTTTGATAGACGTAGACGCCAAGCGCTTTTTCGAGATAGATTTTTTCTTTCGTTGCTTCAAAAAGCCCCTCGTAAACATCGATCATATCTGAGTAGCGGCCGTCCTGTGCATAGATATCAACTAGCGCCGTGCAGGTCTCGACCTCGCAGCCGTCGATACGGCGCGAGCTCTCCAGATGCCTAATCGCCTCTTTTTTGTCGTTCATTTTATTGTATAAAAGATCGACTATTCGCAGTAGATTTTCCACGCTCCTATCTAGCTCGTATGCACGCTCGAGCTCGCCTAGAGCGGCTTTGTTGTCGTTTTGCATCGAGTAGACGGCAGAGAGCATGACGTGGTTTTTAGAAACGTCCTCTTTTTTGACGAGCTCTTGCATTATCTTTGCCGCTTCGTCTAGTTTGTTTTCGCTCATCAAATTTGCGCCCTGTATACGAAGCACGTCCACGTCGTCTTTTAGCACCTTTTGGCTGAGCGCTAAAATGCTTTTAAAATTTACGTTTTTAGAAAAAAACGCGAGTCTAAGCGCTTCTTTTAGATAGTCCGTGTTTTTGGTCTTTTCGTAAAGCTGCTCGTAAAGCTCGGTCGCCTCGTCGTGTCTGGCGTTTTCTACCGCTAAAAGCGCCTTGATAACGTATAAATTCTCGTCAAAACCGTCTTCGGCAGTAGCAAAACAAACAAGCAAAGCCGCCAATATAAATTTTAAAATCGCCTTATTCCCGCGCATTCTTTCTCCAATTCATTGATTTTATCCTTAAAATAGTCCCAAAACGGAAAGGTGCGGCACTGGCTCGGGCGAAAGTCGTAAACCGAGCAGTTTTTTGCCGTTTCGTCAAAAAATACGCACGCAAATCCGCCCTCATAGGGCTTTTCTTTGAGGCTAAATTTATATCCGAATTTATCTAAAAATCGCGATCTAAACTCGTTCTCGTTTATTTTTAAATGTTCCGCTAGTGCCGAAATTTCCGCCGAACTTATCCATATATAGCCGCTCTCGCCAGTGCAGCACTTGCCGCCGCACCGCTCGCACTTGCTAGCGTCAAATTCATAACCAAAGCCGCTTTGTCTTAGCAAACTCACTCTAGCGCATCCTTACTTTGCGTATTTGCCGCGGCAAAAATTTCAGCCGCTTTTTTGCTATAAACTCCGCCTTCAAAAACAACAATCGGAGGCAAAATTTGAGCTAAGGATTTTGAGCTTTTTTTAGCTTCGATTAGCGCCAAATTTGCCGCGCCGTCTGCTTTTGGATGCACAAAGCAAAGCCTAGTAAGCGTAAATTTAAACTCGCTCAAACAAAGTAAAATTTCAGCTAGGCGCTTAGCGTCGTAGCAAAAACTAAAAACTCCGCGCGGCTTTAGGAGCGAATTTGCCCTACCTACAAGCTCGCTAAGGGGCAAATTTTCGCTGTATCTGGCGGTGCGAAGATGTTCATTCTCGCTTTTTTTTGCACCGTCGTGGTAAAAAGGCGGGTTTGAGACGATGAGATCATATCTTTTTTCGCTCTTAAATTTAGCAAAATCAGCCGTTATAAAGTCAGCTTCAAGGCTGTTTTGGCTAGCGTTTGCGGCGGCTAAATTTACGTTAGCTTCTAAAATATCAAGCAAGCTAAGCGAAATTTTAGGAAAATCACGCTTTAAAAGCAGTCCCAAAACCCCGCTACCGCAGCCGACCTCTAGCACCTCGCCGCGCACTCCGCCCTCACGGATAAAGTCGTACAAAAACATCGTATCGCTGTTGTAGCGGTAGCCGTTTTTGGGCTGAGTGATTATCATCTATATACCTTGATGATAAATCCTTGCTTATCTTGAGACGTTATGATGTCGTTACTATACGATATGCGCGAAAAGTCGCCGAATTCGTCTTTTATCATCTCGCCGGCAACCTTAGCGCGCTCCTTGCCGATACCGAAATTTGCGTATGAGTTGATCTTTTCTAGTTCATCTTGCGGGATCACTTTTGCCGCTTTTGACGTGGCGATAAAGTTACCGCGACTCACTATCGGCGTGATTTCGAAATAATAATTTGAATTATAACTCTGCAAAAAGTCGCTAACTTTATTTTTGCAAACTTGCGTCGGCCTGTCCGAACCCGCGCTCATGTCCGAGCACTCGACTGAGGCGATGAAAACTACCTTTTTAGGCACTTCGGCTTTAAAATTTAGCTGGATTATCTTTTTTAGATTTTCATTTTCGCTCATCAGCTCTTCATTTTTGGTTAGTATCTGCGCCACTTCGCCCTTTGCGACGTTTTTTTGCGTACTCGTTTTGGCTAAATTTTCCTTCGTATCGCTTAGATCTTTAGCTCCGTCTTGCATCTGTTTTTTTAGAGTCGCTAACTCTGCGTCTTTTTGCGTCAAAAGCTTGTTTAGAGCGTCTATTTGCTCTTTATTTTCCTTGTCGGCCTTGATGTTGTTTTCGACCAAGGTCGTGATTTTGTTATTTAAAATTTTAT is a window from the Campylobacter massiliensis genome containing:
- the trpC gene encoding indole-3-glycerol phosphate synthase TrpC codes for the protein MILDQIIERTKEDLALRKSQTPFEKLQELAAKNPREIKDAVKALKSSADEPYRIIAEVKKASPSKGLIRQNFAPVEIAKEYEKGGANAISVLTEPHFFKGNLEYLAAIRRESSLPLLRKDFIVDEYQILEALVYGADFILLIAKALSAGELKRLLDYARSLGLEALVETHDEEDVEKSNFARAKIVGVNHRNLSTFEMDMSLCEKLFSKIKNASVIVAESGIYEHSQLKELHAQGADAFLIGEHFMRQEDLAKAVKTVKEG
- a CDS encoding YkgJ family cysteine cluster protein, with translation MSLLRQSGFGYEFDASKCERCGGKCCTGESGYIWISSAEISALAEHLKINENEFRSRFLDKFGYKFSLKEKPYEGGFACVFFDETAKNCSVYDFRPSQCRTFPFWDYFKDKINELEKECAGIRRF
- a CDS encoding tRNA1(Val) (adenine(37)-N6)-methyltransferase gives rise to the protein MIITQPKNGYRYNSDTMFLYDFIREGGVRGEVLEVGCGSGVLGLLLKRDFPKISLSLLDILEANVNLAAANASQNSLEADFITADFAKFKSEKRYDLIVSNPPFYHDGAKKSENEHLRTARYSENLPLSELVGRANSLLKPRGVFSFCYDAKRLAEILLCLSEFKFTLTRLCFVHPKADGAANLALIEAKKSSKSLAQILPPIVVFEGGVYSKKAAEIFAAANTQSKDALE
- a CDS encoding tetratricopeptide repeat protein — encoded protein: MRGNKAILKFILAALLVCFATAEDGFDENLYVIKALLAVENARHDEATELYEQLYEKTKNTDYLKEALRLAFFSKNVNFKSILALSQKVLKDDVDVLRIQGANLMSENKLDEAAKIMQELVKKEDVSKNHVMLSAVYSMQNDNKAALGELERAYELDRSVENLLRIVDLLYNKMNDKKEAIRHLESSRRIDGCEVETCTALVDIYAQDGRYSDMIDVYEGLFEATKEKIYLEKALGVYVYQKNYDSAIKFLQKYSYNDDALMDLYAATGDFAKAYKKAQEAFDKSFNLEYQAKMAIYQYERDTNKQTKKIDKDSLKQVINNFEKSAVKLNNALYLNYYGYLLIDHDIDAKKGIDLVNKALELEPGSVFYLDSLAWGYYKLGECKKADEIMQQVLHDEEFVNSPEGKEHINAIKGCLKNGKK